In a single window of the Halopiger xanaduensis SH-6 genome:
- a CDS encoding TrmB family transcriptional regulator gives MDRDPLRDALQDAGLTAYQADAYITLLEQGMMPAVEVAKQCSVPVSQIYDVLRALEGEGYVETFDQDKLHARPKEPIEILSELRSRGKLMNKAADAIEDRWEQPAISEHTVSVVKHEETVVDRARDLIRDAESFIELSATVDQFRALTNALQDARDRGVVIRVAVYGTDLEDRLEDVDLSATVSELRACRIPGPFLLVADRTRTCFTPNDWANRPFGVLIDDYILSFIFHWYFQTGVWELWETVYEDTEPPFPYMTLEEFVRDVASLWRDGADLAVTIDGTWVETNEPCQITGIVADIAYPGIYRSDEHPSFEDVAGFLQLEVAADGDQYSIGGWGAVYEDVEAVRITLEAIEFEEPSSETGVDVDEALEADAESDSEAD, from the coding sequence ATGGACAGGGATCCGCTGCGAGACGCGCTGCAGGACGCGGGATTGACCGCGTACCAGGCCGACGCCTACATCACGCTTCTCGAGCAGGGGATGATGCCGGCTGTGGAGGTCGCCAAGCAGTGTTCCGTCCCAGTATCGCAAATCTACGACGTTCTCCGCGCGCTCGAGGGGGAGGGGTACGTCGAAACGTTCGATCAGGACAAGCTTCACGCCCGCCCCAAGGAACCGATCGAAATTCTCAGCGAACTCCGCTCGCGCGGGAAGCTGATGAACAAAGCTGCGGACGCCATCGAGGACCGGTGGGAGCAACCGGCGATCAGCGAGCATACGGTCAGCGTCGTCAAGCACGAGGAGACAGTCGTCGACCGCGCACGCGATTTGATCCGCGACGCGGAGAGTTTCATCGAACTATCGGCGACCGTCGACCAGTTCCGGGCGCTCACGAACGCCCTGCAGGACGCCCGCGACCGCGGCGTCGTGATACGCGTCGCCGTCTACGGGACGGATCTGGAGGACCGGCTCGAGGATGTCGACCTCTCCGCGACGGTGTCGGAACTGCGCGCCTGCCGGATTCCGGGGCCGTTTCTCCTCGTCGCGGACCGCACCCGAACGTGTTTCACGCCGAACGACTGGGCGAACCGGCCCTTCGGCGTCCTGATCGACGACTACATCCTCTCGTTTATCTTCCACTGGTACTTCCAGACCGGCGTCTGGGAACTCTGGGAGACGGTCTACGAGGATACCGAGCCGCCCTTCCCCTACATGACCCTAGAGGAGTTCGTCCGCGACGTGGCGTCGCTGTGGCGCGACGGCGCTGATCTCGCGGTGACCATCGACGGGACGTGGGTCGAAACGAACGAGCCCTGTCAGATTACGGGTATCGTCGCTGATATCGCGTATCCGGGGATCTATCGTTCGGACGAGCACCCCTCGTTCGAGGACGTCGCCGGCTTCCTGCAACTGGAGGTCGCCGCCGACGGCGACCAATACAGTATCGGCGGGTGGGGCGCCGTCTACGAGGACGTCGAGGCGGTCCGCATTACCCTCGAGGCAATCGAGTTCGAGGAGCCCTCGAGCGAGACTGGGGTCGACGTCGACGAGGCGCTCGAGGCGGACGCTGAGTCCGATTCCGAGGCCGACTGA
- a CDS encoding ABC transporter substrate-binding protein, producing MAPERVLSTGGEASRRRILHITGTAGAAALAGCAGGSDDEADDTGGEITGDEPMTERTFTAPTSVLPDDMQWNAANDSNYPDRPGFVVFDQLVYFRATTGEFAEGALADWEVGDDAATLTLQDDLTWHNGEDATAEDLVRKLHISLYDNHPIGNFTSVENVEAVDDTTVEVGLEADVSEPVFLNSIQNMELDTPAEQYQDILEELENDPESTALADFAPEEPIGTGPFQYDSSGEQELVTTKFEDSHWADDVNFAEYRFRFIDGNEQAWQALRGGSVDALHNIFTSPDIMASFPDHVVEIQQPANWGLSIAFDHDHKHFGQREVRKAIAHVVDREVVAENSAGGGDAKAPVGTPTGIVGNFDDSAAEWLDDPDAFEDYAGNNTERATELLESAGFSREDGTWVDADGETLTFEFKVPAAWNEWVDAAITINQHLQDFGVQTNLVTRDDGVYFGQDLYGDTGFDIAGFWWSDGWTYPYHTLNWNLNSADAKNVYNYSESIELPPIGDPDGETETLEFAPEFEELVGMDQDAEETRQKINELAWAFNYDLPQLPIQEKVDQCFVATENFSVVDDSDPDASVKYPTTYLPRIGKLVAKEE from the coding sequence ATGGCACCAGAGAGAGTGCTATCCACCGGCGGAGAGGCATCACGGCGACGGATCTTACATATCACCGGCACAGCGGGGGCAGCGGCGCTCGCAGGGTGTGCCGGCGGCAGCGACGACGAGGCCGACGACACCGGCGGGGAGATCACCGGCGACGAGCCGATGACCGAGCGGACCTTCACCGCGCCGACGTCGGTCCTTCCCGACGACATGCAGTGGAACGCCGCGAACGACAGCAACTATCCGGATCGGCCAGGGTTCGTCGTCTTCGACCAGCTGGTGTACTTCCGGGCGACGACCGGCGAGTTCGCCGAGGGAGCGCTCGCCGACTGGGAGGTCGGCGACGACGCGGCGACGCTGACGCTGCAGGACGACCTGACGTGGCACAACGGCGAGGACGCCACGGCGGAGGACCTCGTCCGAAAGCTCCACATCTCGCTGTACGACAACCATCCGATCGGGAACTTCACCTCGGTCGAGAACGTCGAAGCTGTCGACGACACGACCGTCGAGGTCGGACTCGAGGCCGACGTCTCCGAGCCGGTCTTCCTCAACTCGATCCAGAACATGGAGCTGGATACGCCGGCCGAGCAGTATCAGGATATCCTCGAGGAACTCGAGAACGATCCCGAATCGACGGCGCTGGCGGATTTCGCGCCCGAGGAACCGATCGGGACGGGTCCGTTCCAGTACGATAGCTCCGGGGAACAGGAACTCGTCACCACGAAGTTCGAGGACTCCCACTGGGCGGACGACGTCAACTTCGCCGAGTACCGATTCCGATTTATCGACGGGAACGAGCAGGCCTGGCAGGCCCTGCGAGGCGGCTCGGTCGACGCCCTACACAACATCTTCACCTCGCCGGACATCATGGCGTCGTTCCCGGACCACGTCGTCGAGATCCAACAGCCCGCAAACTGGGGGCTGTCGATCGCGTTCGACCACGACCACAAACACTTCGGGCAGCGCGAGGTCCGGAAGGCGATCGCCCACGTCGTCGATCGGGAAGTCGTCGCGGAGAACTCGGCGGGCGGCGGTGACGCGAAGGCACCCGTGGGGACGCCCACTGGCATCGTCGGCAACTTCGATGACTCGGCCGCTGAGTGGCTCGACGATCCCGACGCGTTCGAGGACTACGCCGGAAACAACACCGAGCGGGCGACCGAACTGCTCGAGTCGGCCGGCTTCTCCCGTGAGGACGGGACCTGGGTCGACGCGGACGGCGAGACGCTGACCTTCGAGTTCAAGGTGCCCGCCGCCTGGAACGAGTGGGTCGACGCCGCGATCACGATCAACCAGCACCTGCAGGACTTCGGCGTTCAGACGAACCTCGTGACCCGGGACGACGGCGTCTACTTCGGTCAGGACCTCTACGGCGATACCGGCTTCGATATCGCCGGGTTCTGGTGGTCCGACGGCTGGACGTATCCCTACCACACCTTAAACTGGAACTTGAACAGCGCCGACGCGAAGAACGTCTACAACTACTCCGAATCGATCGAGTTGCCCCCGATCGGCGATCCCGACGGCGAAACCGAGACCCTCGAGTTCGCCCCCGAGTTCGAGGAACTGGTCGGGATGGATCAAGACGCCGAGGAGACCCGACAGAAGATCAACGAACTGGCGTGGGCCTTCAACTACGACCTGCCGCAGCTGCCGATCCAGGAGAAGGTCGATCAGTGTTTCGTCGCGACCGAAAACTTCAGCGTCGTCGACGACTCCGATCCCGATGCATCGGTCAAGTATCCGACGACGTACCTCCCCCGGATCGGAAAGCTCGTCGCGAAGGAGGAGTAG
- a CDS encoding ABC transporter ATP-binding protein, translating to MSGRIDHSESDAVATESRSDAVLTCRDLTVEFHMDRGTSTVLNGLDIDVERNEIIGVVGESGSGKSMFASALLDAVVDPGVTSGTITYRPTDGREVDVLELSDDRLRQLRWEEISMVFQGALSSFNPTLTLRGHFAETLEAHDYDVEDGMERTRELLADLYLDPDRVLDSYPHELSGGMKQRALIALSLVLEPEVLVMDEPTAALDLLMQRSIVSLLDDLRDKYDLTMVFITHDLPLVTKLADRIGVLYAFELAEVGRTEEILRSPTHPYTRALLNSTPDIDSPLEEMRPIEGSAPDPVNVPSGCPYHQRCPISTEDCATVKPPMEPVTETHDVACHHRDRADEIELTAEVDG from the coding sequence ATGAGCGGCCGTATCGATCACTCGGAATCGGACGCCGTTGCGACCGAGTCTCGATCCGACGCGGTCCTCACGTGTCGCGACCTCACCGTCGAGTTCCATATGGATCGGGGAACGTCGACAGTGCTCAACGGCCTCGACATCGACGTCGAGCGCAACGAGATCATCGGCGTCGTCGGCGAGTCCGGGTCCGGGAAATCGATGTTCGCGTCCGCGCTGCTGGACGCCGTCGTCGATCCCGGCGTCACTTCGGGAACGATCACCTACCGACCGACGGACGGTCGGGAAGTCGACGTCCTCGAGCTCTCGGACGACCGGCTCCGGCAGCTTCGCTGGGAGGAAATCTCGATGGTGTTCCAGGGCGCGCTCTCGTCGTTCAACCCGACGCTGACGCTTCGGGGCCACTTCGCGGAGACGCTCGAGGCCCACGACTACGACGTCGAGGACGGGATGGAACGGACGCGGGAACTCCTCGCCGACCTCTATCTCGACCCCGACCGGGTGCTCGATTCGTACCCGCACGAGCTCTCGGGCGGGATGAAACAACGAGCGCTGATCGCGCTCTCGCTCGTCCTCGAGCCCGAAGTACTGGTGATGGACGAGCCGACGGCGGCGCTGGACCTGCTGATGCAGCGATCGATCGTCAGCCTGCTCGACGATCTGCGGGACAAGTACGACCTGACCATGGTGTTTATCACCCACGATCTGCCGCTCGTGACGAAACTGGCGGACCGCATCGGCGTCCTCTACGCGTTCGAACTCGCGGAGGTGGGCCGGACCGAGGAGATCCTCCGGTCGCCGACCCACCCGTACACGCGGGCGCTGTTGAACTCGACGCCAGACATCGACTCCCCGCTCGAGGAGATGCGACCGATCGAGGGATCGGCGCCCGACCCGGTCAACGTGCCCTCGGGCTGTCCGTACCATCAGCGGTGTCCGATCTCGACGGAGGACTGCGCGACGGTGAAGCCGCCGATGGAGCCGGTCACGGAAACCCACGACGTCGCCTGTCACCACCGCGACCGCGCCGACGAGATCGAACTCACCGCGGAGGTGGACGGATGA
- a CDS encoding ABC transporter permease: MQRYYVERTLQAIVTVVSVMSLAFFLLRLMPGNPADAYRAELIQNNPQMTQAEIDHRVERKLNVIPDAPLHEQYINYVTGLLQGDLGESINEGVPVAEIIAEALPWTIFTMATALLLSFAIGVSLGAMMAYKEGSYFDNGFSVGSILFNSIPNYIVGILLIWFLGYRFELFPTGGRYSTEMDPTVALLEPLQTLAFLGDAVWHAALLIASYTVVAAGGWALRMRGNSIQILGEDYLRVARLRGLSERRIATRYVGRNAVLPLYTALLIAIGFALGGSVILEQVFTYPGVGYYMIEGLEARDYPLMMGVFLVMTVAVVLGVYIADLTYGIIDPRAQTRGGEH, translated from the coding sequence ATGCAACGATACTACGTCGAACGCACGCTGCAGGCGATCGTCACGGTGGTGTCGGTGATGAGCCTCGCGTTTTTCCTGCTTCGGCTGATGCCCGGCAACCCCGCCGACGCCTATCGGGCCGAGCTCATCCAGAACAATCCGCAGATGACGCAGGCCGAGATCGACCACCGCGTCGAGCGCAAGCTCAACGTGATTCCCGACGCGCCGCTGCACGAACAGTACATCAACTACGTGACCGGGCTGTTGCAGGGCGACCTCGGCGAGTCGATCAACGAGGGCGTTCCCGTCGCCGAGATCATCGCGGAGGCGCTCCCGTGGACGATCTTCACGATGGCGACCGCGCTGTTGCTCTCCTTCGCTATCGGCGTCTCGCTCGGCGCCATGATGGCCTACAAGGAGGGCAGCTACTTCGACAACGGCTTCTCCGTCGGCTCGATCCTGTTCAACTCGATCCCGAACTACATCGTCGGAATCCTGCTGATCTGGTTCCTCGGCTACCGGTTCGAGCTGTTCCCGACCGGCGGCCGCTACTCGACCGAGATGGACCCGACCGTCGCGCTGCTCGAGCCGCTCCAGACGCTCGCGTTCCTCGGGGACGCGGTCTGGCACGCCGCGTTGCTGATCGCCTCCTATACGGTCGTCGCGGCCGGCGGCTGGGCGCTGCGGATGCGGGGCAACAGCATCCAGATACTCGGCGAGGACTACCTGCGCGTCGCGCGGCTCCGCGGCCTCTCCGAACGCCGGATCGCGACGCGGTACGTCGGGCGCAACGCCGTCCTGCCGCTGTACACGGCCCTGCTGATCGCGATCGGCTTCGCGCTGGGCGGCAGCGTCATCCTCGAGCAGGTGTTTACCTACCCCGGCGTGGGCTACTACATGATCGAGGGCCTCGAGGCTCGCGACTACCCGCTCATGATGGGCGTGTTCCTCGTGATGACCGTCGCCGTCGTGCTCGGCGTCTACATCGCCGACCTGACGTACGGGATCATCGATCCGCGAGCGCAGACGCGGGGAGGTGAGCACTGA
- a CDS encoding glycosyl hydrolase, protein MYDERPSDDDGTDSKPNSSDVSRRTYCKLIGATSAAGAIGATGTVSANDHVTVGNGSYTTTLPAGAEAPQDAIWATASFSDEPVPTNDWWSSLVWNAFSENMFSQPLMLRAEEDGFLVKNPTEWIDGSTTVMDNQGRDLTIGHTGADSFADARLDDHGDWSVDAVWGAGTATTLRATFAQGSPFVFCEYAGGGAEITFDAAPEVWADEGNVLGVTIDGHHYGLFAPSGTSWSGVGTDTLVNDLGGAGYCSVAVLPESGFLETAETYAYNFVTDTRVDWEYDEANAAVHTTYTFETDDKPESAATGTITALHPHQWKYSDDETLGPTYTSPRGEMRVVAGPSFSTTYDYGGMLPFLPDEGSYDVAELQGYIQEIDTSIEGPDTYNVGKDYGRLVESKALAEQFGQTGKRDEIVGSLRSHLEGWLQAESGSEELFYYDDNWGSLLGYPESHGSASSLSDHHFHYGYYVRAAAEIARTDPGWAADSEWGGMVEHLIRDYANPSRDDDMFPFARNFSPYCGHSWAEGGGAEFADGNNQESSSEALNAYAAIIEWGEYTGNQELRDFGIYLYTTELHAVHEYWFDADDDSHPDSWDYDTAGMVWGGGYAYATWWTADEEAIHGINWLPFAGYSLHLGWDDAAPEANYNELVANKGTDEFDYWPDLMWMYRAFSDSQDAVDKFEARKNSYEVEAGHTRAQTYHWLYNLHEMGAPDGTATADTPFYQVFSDGTERTYVAYNADDAGTTVTFSDGTELYVPANSMATSTGDDTGGGDGGDGGNGGDGGDGGDGGNDGGNDGGSGEHTYSGDAGEGWTATVTDDGTDSHWEFDPNNAAEWADIQFDNGNGWIGYRMTADGDVHTHVRDASDDGDSIDVRFVWDDGAGTQYVSDAFTHQY, encoded by the coding sequence ATGTACGACGAACGTCCGTCCGACGACGATGGAACCGACAGCAAACCGAACTCGAGCGACGTCTCGCGGCGAACCTACTGTAAACTGATCGGGGCTACCTCGGCCGCCGGTGCGATCGGCGCGACCGGCACGGTGAGCGCAAACGATCACGTGACGGTCGGGAACGGCAGCTACACGACGACGTTACCCGCAGGTGCGGAGGCGCCGCAGGACGCTATTTGGGCGACGGCGAGCTTCAGCGACGAACCCGTTCCGACTAACGACTGGTGGTCGAGCCTGGTCTGGAACGCGTTTTCGGAGAACATGTTCTCCCAGCCGCTCATGCTCCGGGCGGAAGAAGACGGCTTCCTCGTGAAGAACCCGACCGAGTGGATCGACGGCTCGACGACGGTGATGGACAATCAGGGGCGCGATCTAACCATTGGACACACGGGTGCGGACAGTTTCGCGGACGCGCGCCTCGACGATCACGGCGACTGGTCGGTCGACGCGGTCTGGGGCGCCGGGACCGCAACGACGCTGCGCGCGACGTTCGCGCAGGGCTCCCCGTTCGTGTTCTGCGAGTACGCGGGCGGCGGCGCCGAGATCACCTTCGACGCGGCGCCCGAAGTTTGGGCCGACGAGGGGAACGTCCTCGGCGTCACGATCGACGGCCACCATTACGGGCTCTTCGCGCCGTCCGGAACGAGCTGGTCGGGCGTCGGCACCGACACGCTCGTCAACGACCTCGGCGGTGCGGGGTACTGCTCGGTCGCAGTCCTCCCCGAATCCGGCTTCCTCGAGACCGCCGAAACGTACGCGTACAACTTCGTCACCGACACCCGCGTCGACTGGGAGTACGACGAGGCGAACGCCGCGGTCCACACGACTTATACCTTCGAAACCGACGACAAACCCGAAAGCGCGGCGACGGGGACGATCACCGCGTTGCATCCCCACCAGTGGAAGTACAGTGACGACGAGACGCTGGGACCGACCTACACGTCGCCCCGCGGGGAGATGCGCGTCGTCGCCGGGCCGTCATTCTCGACGACCTACGACTACGGCGGCATGCTGCCGTTCCTGCCGGACGAGGGGAGCTACGACGTCGCGGAGCTACAGGGCTACATCCAGGAAATCGACACCTCGATCGAGGGGCCCGACACGTACAACGTCGGCAAGGACTACGGCCGCCTGGTCGAGAGCAAGGCGCTGGCCGAACAGTTCGGCCAGACCGGCAAGCGCGACGAAATCGTCGGCTCCCTGCGGAGTCACCTCGAGGGGTGGCTCCAGGCAGAGAGCGGCTCGGAGGAACTGTTCTACTACGACGATAACTGGGGGTCGCTGCTGGGCTATCCCGAGAGCCACGGGTCGGCCTCGTCGCTGTCCGACCACCACTTCCACTACGGCTACTACGTCCGCGCAGCCGCCGAGATTGCGCGTACCGATCCCGGCTGGGCGGCCGACAGCGAGTGGGGCGGCATGGTCGAACACCTGATCCGCGACTACGCGAACCCGAGCCGGGATGACGACATGTTCCCGTTTGCTCGAAACTTCAGTCCCTACTGCGGGCACTCTTGGGCGGAGGGCGGCGGCGCCGAGTTCGCCGACGGCAACAATCAGGAGTCGTCCTCCGAGGCACTCAACGCGTACGCGGCGATCATCGAGTGGGGCGAGTACACCGGCAATCAGGAACTGCGGGACTTCGGTATCTACCTCTACACGACCGAACTCCACGCCGTCCACGAGTACTGGTTCGACGCGGACGACGACAGCCATCCCGACTCGTGGGACTACGATACCGCCGGCATGGTGTGGGGTGGCGGCTACGCCTACGCGACCTGGTGGACCGCCGATGAGGAGGCGATCCACGGCATCAACTGGCTGCCGTTCGCCGGCTATTCGTTGCACCTCGGCTGGGACGATGCGGCGCCCGAGGCGAATTACAACGAACTCGTCGCGAACAAGGGAACCGACGAGTTCGACTACTGGCCGGACCTCATGTGGATGTATCGGGCGTTTTCGGACAGTCAGGACGCCGTCGACAAGTTCGAAGCGCGGAAGAACAGTTATGAGGTCGAAGCCGGCCACACGCGCGCTCAGACGTACCACTGGCTCTACAACCTCCACGAGATGGGTGCGCCGGACGGGACCGCCACCGCGGACACGCCGTTCTATCAGGTGTTCAGCGACGGCACCGAGCGCACCTACGTCGCCTACAACGCCGACGACGCCGGCACGACGGTGACGTTCTCCGACGGGACCGAGCTGTACGTGCCCGCGAACTCGATGGCCACGTCCACCGGCGACGATACCGGCGGCGGAGACGGCGGCGACGGCGGAAACGGTGGCGACGGCGGTGACGGCGGCGATGGTGGCAACGATGGCGGAAACGACGGCGGCAGCGGCGAGCACACCTACTCCGGCGACGCCGGCGAGGGGTGGACTGCCACCGTTACCGACGACGGCACCGATAGCCACTGGGAGTTCGATCCGAACAATGCCGCCGAATGGGCCGATATCCAGTTCGACAACGGCAACGGCTGGATCGGCTACCGCATGACGGCCGACGGCGACGTCCACACCCACGTTCGAGACGCCTCCGACGACGGTGACTCGATCGACGTCCGGTTCGTCTGGGACGACGGCGCCGGGACTCAGTACGTCTCCGACGCGTTCACCCACCAGTACTGA
- a CDS encoding ABC transporter ATP-binding protein, with product MSTDEPVVSMDGVDVHFETEDGLNPFEDPRTVRAVDSVDLEIPENDVVAIVGESGSGKTTLGKAAVGLQRPTGGTVSYRGQDVWEAKKRFSNPSIPYDEIRRSLQIIHQDPGSSLNPHRTVEASLAEPLKKYQTDLGPEDREARILAMLERVGMAPPHDYAQRYPHQLSGGEKQRVALVRALLMNPDLILADEAVSALDVSLRVEVMDLMLDLQEQFDTSFLFISHDLSNARYLAEHAGGRLGVMYLGELVELGEAQEVLQNPQHPYTKVLKWATPSLSLEEGAAEPPVREIDIPDPVDPPSGCRFHTRCPHATEHCKMTAPDVRSVDDGARAHRASCFRLEEDGEYWESEPLEGAQLDEE from the coding sequence ATGAGCACCGACGAACCCGTCGTCTCGATGGACGGCGTCGACGTCCACTTCGAGACGGAGGACGGGCTCAACCCATTCGAGGATCCCCGGACCGTTCGGGCGGTCGACAGCGTCGACCTCGAGATTCCCGAGAACGACGTCGTCGCGATCGTCGGCGAGTCCGGCAGCGGGAAGACGACGCTCGGCAAGGCGGCCGTCGGCCTCCAGCGACCGACTGGCGGTACCGTCAGCTACCGCGGCCAGGACGTCTGGGAAGCCAAGAAACGCTTCTCGAACCCGTCGATCCCATACGACGAGATTCGGCGGTCGCTCCAGATCATCCACCAGGATCCCGGGTCGTCGCTGAACCCGCACCGAACCGTCGAGGCGTCGCTCGCCGAGCCGCTGAAGAAGTATCAAACCGACCTCGGTCCCGAGGACCGCGAGGCGCGGATCCTCGCGATGCTCGAGCGCGTCGGCATGGCGCCGCCCCACGACTACGCCCAGCGATATCCACACCAGCTTTCCGGTGGAGAGAAACAGCGCGTCGCCCTCGTGCGGGCGCTGTTGATGAATCCGGATCTCATCCTGGCCGACGAGGCGGTGTCGGCGCTGGACGTCTCCCTGCGCGTCGAAGTGATGGACCTGATGCTCGACCTGCAGGAGCAGTTCGACACCTCGTTCCTCTTCATCTCGCACGACCTCTCGAACGCCCGCTATCTGGCCGAGCACGCCGGCGGGCGCCTCGGCGTGATGTACCTCGGGGAACTCGTCGAACTCGGAGAGGCACAGGAGGTGCTGCAGAATCCACAGCACCCCTACACGAAGGTGCTAAAGTGGGCGACGCCGTCACTCAGTCTCGAAGAGGGGGCCGCGGAACCGCCAGTTCGGGAGATCGACATCCCCGATCCGGTCGATCCGCCGTCGGGCTGTCGGTTCCACACGCGGTGTCCGCACGCAACCGAACACTGCAAGATGACGGCGCCCGACGTGCGCTCGGTCGACGACGGCGCTCGAGCGCACCGCGCCTCCTGCTTCCGCCTCGAGGAGGATGGCGAGTATTGGGAGAGCGAGCCGCTCGAGGGCGCGCAACTGGACGAGGAATAA
- a CDS encoding ABC transporter permease, giving the protein MSERSERTGTEPLHAIDDGDAFEAVSETTLTRKERYQRLVDRWLLAPGRIVWSVRRARIGAGIILLYVILGLIGPALYKEPRTNQGPRSVAPLAEGLAYPLGTDNLGRDILAQIVHATPSMLQMIAAGGLFVTVMGVTVGTVAGYSGGRTDRVLSLVTDIVMTIPGLPLIVILAALLEPQNPIVTGLILTVNVWAGLAREIRSQVLSISRHSYVEASQAMGLSTPSIIVKDILPNIMPYVLITFVNAARQVIFASVGLYFLGVLPYDSVVNWGVMIDQAVSGGAMHVASMAHWLIAPLATITLLSFGLILFSQGTDRMFNPRVRARHASTTGSDDESTEAGGSAAATAGTGGGIR; this is encoded by the coding sequence ATGAGCGAACGGAGCGAGCGGACGGGAACGGAGCCGCTGCACGCGATCGACGACGGCGACGCCTTCGAAGCCGTCTCCGAAACGACGCTCACCCGGAAAGAGCGGTACCAGCGGCTGGTCGACCGCTGGCTCCTCGCGCCGGGCCGAATCGTCTGGAGCGTGCGCCGCGCCCGCATCGGCGCCGGGATCATTCTGCTGTACGTGATCCTCGGGCTGATCGGCCCGGCGCTCTACAAGGAACCGCGAACCAACCAGGGGCCGCGGTCGGTCGCGCCGCTCGCCGAGGGGCTGGCGTACCCTCTCGGGACCGACAACCTCGGCCGGGACATCCTCGCCCAGATTGTTCACGCGACGCCGTCGATGCTGCAGATGATCGCGGCCGGCGGCCTGTTCGTGACGGTCATGGGCGTCACCGTCGGGACGGTCGCGGGCTACTCCGGCGGTCGGACCGACCGGGTGCTCTCGCTCGTCACGGACATCGTGATGACCATTCCGGGGCTCCCGCTGATCGTCATCCTCGCCGCACTGCTCGAGCCCCAGAACCCGATCGTCACGGGGCTAATCCTGACGGTCAACGTCTGGGCGGGGCTGGCCCGCGAGATTCGCTCGCAAGTGCTGTCGATCAGCCGCCACTCCTACGTCGAGGCGTCCCAGGCGATGGGGCTCTCGACGCCGTCGATCATCGTCAAAGACATCCTTCCGAACATCATGCCGTACGTACTGATCACGTTCGTCAACGCCGCGAGACAGGTCATCTTCGCATCGGTCGGCCTGTACTTCCTGGGGGTATTGCCGTACGACAGCGTCGTCAACTGGGGCGTCATGATCGACCAGGCGGTCAGCGGCGGCGCCATGCACGTGGCGTCGATGGCCCACTGGCTGATCGCGCCGCTGGCGACGATCACCCTGCTGTCGTTCGGGCTGATCCTGTTCTCGCAGGGGACCGATCGAATGTTCAACCCGCGCGTTCGCGCTCGACACGCCTCGACCACGGGATCGGACGACGAGTCGACCGAGGCCGGTGGCAGCGCTGCAGCGACAGCCGGGACCGGAGGTGGGATCCGATGA